The following proteins are co-located in the Microcystis wesenbergii NRERC-220 genome:
- a CDS encoding phytanoyl-CoA dioxygenase family protein, with the protein MIFKIADIFKNLPWSFDSTAELPWLDRSRAEKSLQKARQQRRISEREYQLLDHWRELGYCVVKDLIPATAIDNLVAELANLFFLESAIPGLRIEGIQAENLPASLSHEQVLALDMEQRKALVNSIWRLHAFHEISPAARAIFDNQNLRDLVNLIIGKSCEPRYSINFLHGTEQGLHEDMAVFYVHPANHLVGVWIALEDISADAGPLIFYPKSHKNIKVTDFFPNYPAINLKNITADKIPQYQDYVNRRAQNYDCQSFTAKKGEILLWHGMLIHGGGKINNALLTRKSMVIHFIAEGGDYNDRALGPFNW; encoded by the coding sequence ATGATTTTTAAAATTGCCGATATCTTCAAAAATTTGCCCTGGTCTTTCGATTCTACTGCCGAATTACCCTGGTTAGATCGATCGCGAGCCGAAAAATCTCTGCAAAAAGCTCGTCAACAACGGCGAATTTCCGAACGAGAATATCAACTCCTTGACCATTGGCGAGAATTGGGTTATTGTGTTGTCAAAGATTTAATTCCCGCAACGGCGATCGATAATTTAGTAGCGGAATTAGCCAATTTATTTTTCCTAGAATCGGCTATTCCTGGATTAAGAATTGAAGGCATTCAAGCAGAAAATCTACCGGCGAGTTTAAGTCATGAACAGGTTTTAGCCCTAGATATGGAGCAAAGAAAAGCCTTAGTTAATTCTATTTGGCGACTCCATGCCTTTCATGAGATTTCCCCCGCTGCTCGAGCAATTTTTGACAATCAAAATCTGAGGGATTTAGTTAATTTAATTATCGGCAAATCCTGCGAACCGAGATATTCCATCAACTTCCTGCACGGTACAGAGCAAGGACTGCACGAGGATATGGCAGTTTTTTATGTTCATCCCGCTAATCATTTAGTCGGTGTTTGGATTGCATTAGAAGATATTTCCGCAGATGCTGGCCCGCTAATTTTTTATCCTAAATCTCATAAAAATATCAAAGTAACTGACTTTTTTCCAAACTATCCCGCCATCAATCTTAAAAATATTACTGCCGATAAAATTCCCCAATACCAAGATTATGTTAACCGGCGCGCTCAGAATTATGACTGTCAATCATTTACTGCTAAAAAAGGAGAAATTCTTCTCTGGCACGGAATGTTAATTCACGGTGGTGGGAAGATTAATAATGCCCTGCTAACCCGTAAATCGATGGTAATTCATTTTATTGCCGAGGGTGGCGATTACAATGATCGGGCTTTAGGTCCTTTTAATTGGTAA
- a CDS encoding M67 family metallopeptidase: protein MILITDQIYQRIFTHAESTYPEECCGLLLGKITETAAQVITVQTTENNWSGNRRKRFSIAPEVLLQAQKSARENQLEIIGIYHSHPDHAAIPSEIDRQLAWSGYTYLIVSVVSGRAIDLQAWQLDEGEEFQPVKIL, encoded by the coding sequence ATGATCCTGATTACAGACCAAATTTACCAGCGTATTTTCACCCACGCAGAATCCACCTATCCCGAAGAATGTTGTGGGTTACTCTTGGGAAAAATTACCGAAACAGCAGCCCAAGTTATCACCGTGCAAACCACAGAAAATAACTGGTCAGGTAATAGGAGAAAACGCTTTAGTATTGCCCCAGAAGTGCTTTTACAAGCTCAAAAATCGGCGCGGGAAAACCAGCTAGAAATTATCGGTATCTATCATTCCCACCCCGATCATGCCGCCATTCCCTCGGAAATTGATCGCCAATTAGCCTGGTCAGGATATACTTATTTAATTGTCTCCGTCGTTTCAGGACGAGCGATCGATTTACAAGCTTGGCAACTGGACGAAGGCGAAGAATTTCAACCGGTAAAAATATTGTAG
- the menD gene encoding 2-succinyl-5-enolpyruvyl-6-hydroxy-3-cyclohexene-1-carboxylic-acid synthase produces MSLDFRNLNTLWGSILVETLARLGLKIGVVSPGSRSTPLTVALARHPQIEAIPILDERSAAFFALGLAKQLYQPVVLVCTSGTATANFYPAVIEAKESHVPLLILTADRPPELRHAHAGQTIDQVKLYGNYPNWQAEISCPSANIERLRYLRQTIIHAWLRCLDPVPGVVHLNLPFREPLAPTPDLEINNLEANFDQEAFFSHISRQNIPINHSILQINSLPSKGIIIAGLASPQNPESYCQAIANLARSQQYPVLAEALSPLRNYAGLNPHLITTYDLLLRNPALRTQLTPDVVLQIGELPTSKELRTWLEEIDCPRWIIDPHPDNYDPLQGKTGHLRVNIEQLGDLFPDQTHNNREYRQLWQKLDQQARLTIDRLLAAETKLIEGKIPWLLSQYLPPRTPIFISNSMPVRYAEFFNPPSDRQIRPYFNRGANGIDGNLSTAIGIAYKNVPSLLLTGDLALLHDTNGFLIKKYFVGSLTIILINNKGGGIFQMLPIAKFDPPFEEFFATPQNIDFCQLCRTYGIDYHLISDWTDFKQKIAVLPESGIRLLEISCDRAFNAQWFLSNYV; encoded by the coding sequence ATGTCGCTCGATTTTCGCAATCTTAATACACTTTGGGGTTCTATTTTAGTCGAAACATTGGCCCGTTTGGGATTGAAGATAGGGGTGGTTTCTCCCGGATCGCGATCGACTCCTTTAACGGTAGCCTTGGCAAGACATCCCCAGATTGAAGCTATTCCCATCTTAGACGAGCGCTCGGCCGCCTTTTTTGCCCTAGGATTAGCCAAACAATTGTATCAACCGGTGGTTTTAGTCTGCACTTCCGGGACCGCCACGGCTAATTTTTATCCCGCAGTCATTGAAGCAAAAGAAAGTCATGTCCCTTTATTAATTCTAACCGCCGATCGCCCCCCAGAATTGCGTCATGCTCACGCCGGTCAGACTATCGATCAAGTCAAACTCTACGGTAATTATCCCAACTGGCAAGCGGAAATTAGCTGTCCTAGTGCCAATATCGAGCGTTTACGCTATCTCCGTCAAACTATCATCCACGCGTGGTTGCGCTGTCTCGATCCTGTCCCCGGAGTGGTGCATCTGAACTTACCATTTCGGGAGCCCCTCGCACCAACTCCCGATCTAGAAATTAACAATTTAGAAGCTAATTTTGACCAAGAAGCTTTTTTTAGCCATATATCTCGGCAAAATATCCCTATTAACCACTCAATTCTCCAAATTAATTCTTTACCCTCCAAAGGAATTATCATCGCGGGATTAGCTTCCCCGCAAAACCCTGAAAGTTACTGTCAGGCGATCGCTAATTTAGCCCGATCGCAACAATATCCCGTCTTAGCGGAAGCTTTATCTCCTCTGCGAAACTATGCAGGGTTAAATCCCCATCTCATCACCACCTATGATTTATTATTGCGGAATCCTGCCCTTAGGACCCAATTAACCCCCGATGTTGTCCTGCAAATTGGCGAATTACCCACCAGCAAAGAATTACGGACCTGGTTAGAAGAAATCGACTGTCCGCGCTGGATTATCGATCCCCATCCCGATAATTACGATCCTCTACAGGGAAAAACCGGACATCTCAGGGTAAATATCGAGCAATTAGGGGATTTATTCCCAGATCAAACCCATAATAACCGAGAATATCGGCAATTATGGCAAAAATTAGACCAGCAAGCCAGATTAACCATCGATCGCCTTTTGGCAGCAGAAACTAAACTGATTGAAGGGAAAATCCCCTGGCTGCTCTCCCAATACCTCCCCCCCCGCACCCCGATCTTTATCTCTAATAGTATGCCTGTTCGCTATGCCGAGTTTTTTAACCCGCCTAGCGATCGCCAAATTCGTCCCTATTTTAACCGCGGGGCCAATGGCATCGACGGCAACCTCTCCACTGCGATAGGAATAGCTTATAAAAATGTCCCCAGTCTGCTATTAACGGGAGATTTAGCCCTATTACACGACACAAATGGTTTTTTAATCAAAAAATATTTTGTTGGCTCCTTGACCATAATTTTAATCAATAACAAGGGGGGAGGCATTTTCCAGATGTTGCCGATCGCCAAATTTGACCCTCCCTTTGAAGAATTTTTTGCCACTCCCCAAAATATCGACTTTTGCCAACTCTGTCGCACCTACGGTATCGATTACCATTTAATCAGCGATTGGACTGATTTTAAGCAAAAAATCGCAGTTTTGCCGGAATCAGGGATAAGATTACTAGAAATATCCTGCGATCGAGCTTTTAATGCTCAATGGTTCCTCAGTAATTATGTGTAG
- a CDS encoding salt stress protein, Slr1339 family: protein MGEIEDLLAQMKAEYQKRDQEKPMPSPSSRQEKDRSPAEFKVNYTGDSSTDALLKALALENQERQQQEAAEKEKAAALKQQRKREALTKKAKQWLDKLDAKSEEGRWFEEFSYSYDSPLEAAIAYLEALGEVDSSN, encoded by the coding sequence ATGGGAGAAATAGAAGATTTACTGGCACAAATGAAGGCAGAATACCAGAAACGGGATCAGGAAAAACCGATGCCGTCCCCTTCTTCTCGCCAAGAAAAAGATCGTTCCCCGGCCGAATTTAAGGTTAATTATACCGGCGATTCTTCTACCGATGCGCTTTTAAAAGCTTTAGCCTTAGAAAACCAAGAAAGGCAACAACAGGAGGCAGCGGAAAAAGAAAAAGCGGCGGCATTAAAACAGCAGCGCAAGCGAGAAGCTTTAACTAAAAAAGCGAAGCAATGGTTAGATAAATTGGATGCTAAATCGGAGGAAGGACGCTGGTTTGAGGAGTTTTCATATAGCTACGATTCTCCTTTAGAAGCAGCGATCGCCTATCTAGAAGCTTTGGGAGAAGTGGACAGTTCTAACTGA
- a CDS encoding chlororespiratory reduction protein 7 produces MPDSIMYQGDYFLVLEADQPEQFQTPDQLRDKLKDLITAKPEICPRQLAKFSSFEEKALYLRDNYCELDLGEEGYLQWYVVRLEK; encoded by the coding sequence ATGCCCGATTCTATTATGTATCAAGGGGACTATTTTCTTGTCCTTGAGGCCGATCAACCTGAACAATTCCAGACTCCCGACCAGTTGCGGGATAAGTTAAAAGATTTAATCACCGCAAAACCAGAGATTTGTCCCCGACAATTGGCGAAATTCTCTAGTTTTGAGGAAAAAGCTCTCTATCTGCGCGATAATTACTGCGAGTTAGACCTGGGTGAGGAGGGTTATTTACAATGGTATGTGGTCCGTTTGGAAAAATAA
- a CDS encoding protein adenylyltransferase SelO has translation MAIFITLSPQSSIDTTTMTDHLTNPFLSLPYESAMQDLGDQYYDQVAAADFPGHILRFRNDALLPLVGIQPELTLDEHFIEAFGKFQSLTPFLALRYHGYQFGEYNPFLGDGRGFLYGQVRGIDGKLYDFGTKGSGRTPYSRHADGRLTLKGGVREVLAGEALRGLGVNTSRCLSLVETGESLWRGDEPSPTRSSVMIRVSNSHIRFGTFERLFHIKRSDLIKRLLDHLIIYYYPEIDPQDSDRYLKFYATLSERTAKLAAQWMAAGFCHGVLNTDNMSITGESFDYGPYAFIPSYNPQFTAAYFDYGGRYSYGNQPFICRLNLELLQSPLAMVASLLELDMALANYDQHYNFYYQKMMLKKLGFEDIFTPESALLVSKTVEVLQETGLGYHDFFYQLSEQFNYGWRENSSLILENMDLPKADWQRWRELYSLVLNQLPSDSLSQIGDTLTHYNPKTALLRPLIESVWEAITYQDDWQPFHELVIKLQNKQ, from the coding sequence TTGGCTATCTTTATCACTTTATCGCCTCAAAGCTCGATCGACACCACCACTATGACAGACCATCTCACCAATCCCTTTCTCAGTCTCCCTTACGAAAGCGCCATGCAGGACTTGGGGGACCAATACTACGATCAAGTTGCGGCCGCGGATTTTCCCGGTCATATCCTTCGTTTTCGCAATGATGCTTTATTACCTTTGGTGGGAATTCAGCCAGAATTAACCTTAGATGAGCATTTTATCGAGGCTTTTGGTAAATTTCAATCCCTGACCCCCTTTTTGGCCCTGCGTTACCACGGTTATCAATTTGGCGAGTATAATCCTTTTTTGGGAGATGGTCGCGGTTTTCTCTACGGTCAAGTTAGGGGTATTGATGGCAAATTATACGATTTTGGTACGAAAGGATCGGGACGGACCCCCTATTCCCGTCATGCGGACGGTAGATTAACTCTCAAGGGTGGAGTTAGAGAAGTCTTAGCTGGGGAAGCTTTACGCGGTTTAGGGGTGAATACCTCTCGTTGTCTCAGTTTGGTGGAAACGGGAGAATCCCTCTGGCGTGGCGATGAACCTTCCCCGACGCGATCTTCGGTGATGATTCGAGTTAGTAATTCTCATATTCGTTTTGGGACTTTTGAGCGTTTATTTCATATTAAACGTAGCGATTTAATTAAAAGACTCCTCGATCATCTGATTATTTATTATTATCCTGAAATCGATCCCCAGGATAGCGATCGCTATTTAAAATTTTACGCCACTTTGAGCGAAAGAACCGCTAAATTAGCGGCCCAATGGATGGCCGCAGGTTTTTGTCATGGGGTTCTCAATACCGATAATATGTCAATTACCGGGGAAAGTTTCGATTATGGTCCCTACGCTTTTATTCCTTCCTATAACCCCCAATTTACGGCGGCCTATTTCGACTACGGCGGCCGTTATAGTTATGGCAATCAGCCTTTTATCTGTCGCTTAAATCTAGAGTTACTACAATCTCCCCTGGCCATGGTCGCCTCCTTGTTAGAGTTAGATATGGCTTTGGCTAACTATGACCAGCATTACAATTTTTATTATCAAAAAATGATGCTCAAAAAGTTAGGTTTTGAGGATATTTTTACTCCCGAATCCGCTTTACTGGTCAGCAAAACCGTGGAAGTTCTCCAAGAAACCGGCCTGGGTTATCACGACTTTTTCTATCAATTAAGTGAACAATTTAATTACGGTTGGCGAGAAAATAGTTCTCTAATTCTTGAAAATATGGATTTACCAAAAGCTGATTGGCAACGTTGGCGAGAGTTATATAGTTTGGTCTTAAATCAATTACCCTCAGATTCCCTGTCTCAAATTGGCGATACCTTAACGCATTATAATCCTAAAACCGCTTTACTTAGACCGCTAATCGAATCGGTTTGGGAGGCAATTACTTATCAAGATGATTGGCAACCTTTCCACGAATTAGTGATAAAATTACAGAATAAACAGTAA
- a CDS encoding GIY-YIG nuclease family protein: protein MPESDGEAERIESAYQYAGIPLMPEVIRDLILELYAGRIVRRNDIVTKIPEVHTKRGGVEANAANLEASVKKALQYLKREGLATNPGYGMWKIRSADESEVEHELSAEDEPNDSAGVVASAELEFGSGESAIYLYYFKVYQSHPDAKEENRWPCKIGRTDRDPLRRILSQSTTALPEVPHIALVMWTPFPSHWEAALHSILRLRGRSIKTAPGNEWFSTNPTEVLELIRMIDPEGNIPIMS, encoded by the coding sequence ATGCCAGAATCCGACGGAGAAGCTGAGCGGATCGAATCCGCATACCAATATGCGGGAATCCCGCTTATGCCGGAGGTGATTCGAGATCTGATTCTTGAATTGTATGCAGGAAGGATCGTTCGTCGAAACGATATAGTCACGAAAATCCCTGAGGTTCATACAAAACGTGGTGGCGTTGAAGCGAATGCCGCGAACCTCGAAGCTTCGGTTAAGAAGGCACTTCAATACCTGAAAAGAGAAGGTCTCGCGACGAATCCAGGATATGGAATGTGGAAGATTCGATCCGCAGACGAGTCGGAAGTGGAACATGAACTATCTGCCGAGGATGAACCCAATGACTCCGCAGGTGTTGTGGCTTCAGCCGAACTTGAGTTCGGTTCGGGAGAATCAGCAATCTATCTTTACTATTTCAAAGTCTACCAAAGTCATCCAGACGCAAAGGAGGAAAACCGGTGGCCGTGCAAGATTGGCCGCACAGACCGGGATCCCCTCCGACGGATTCTTAGTCAGTCGACCACTGCCCTTCCAGAAGTTCCCCACATTGCATTGGTGATGTGGACGCCCTTTCCTTCGCATTGGGAAGCGGCACTGCATTCTATCCTACGCTTAAGAGGACGGTCGATCAAAACCGCTCCAGGGAACGAATGGTTTTCGACAAATCCGACCGAGGTTCTTGAATTGATCCGCATGATCGACCCTGAAGGCAACATCCCGATAATGAGCTAA
- a CDS encoding aspartyl protease, translated as MMQGRVNQRCEATLAIAVRNNETTQIVDAVIDTGFSGFLTLPSDIIARLGFIWEGRDLATLGDGTFCTFEVYIGLVIWDGQYREIYINESETVPLIGMQLLRGYDLRIQAVEGGLVTIEALK; from the coding sequence ATGATGCAAGGTCGTGTAAATCAACGGTGTGAGGCGACGTTAGCGATCGCAGTCAGAAACAATGAAACAACGCAGATAGTAGATGCTGTAATTGATACAGGATTTTCGGGTTTTCTCACCTTGCCGTCTGACATAATTGCTAGGTTAGGGTTTATTTGGGAGGGTCGAGATCTTGCGACGTTAGGCGATGGGACTTTCTGCACGTTTGAAGTTTACATCGGGCTTGTGATCTGGGACGGGCAATATCGTGAGATTTACATCAACGAATCAGAGACGGTTCCGTTGATTGGGATGCAGCTATTACGAGGATACGATTTGCGAATTCAGGCAGTTGAGGGTGGTTTAGTTACGATCGAAGCGTTGAAGTAG
- a CDS encoding type II toxin-antitoxin system RelE family toxin produces MKSCTTAGFREMFADLPKPIQEQTRKAYRQFKEDPSYPSLRFKKVHPQLPIYSARINRDYRAVGQLEDDTVIWFWVGSHAEYDMLLEQL; encoded by the coding sequence GTGAAGTCTTGTACCACTGCTGGTTTTCGGGAGATGTTTGCAGATCTTCCAAAACCGATTCAAGAGCAGACCCGTAAAGCGTATCGGCAATTCAAAGAAGACCCAAGCTATCCCAGCTTGCGATTCAAGAAAGTCCATCCACAGCTGCCCATCTATTCTGCACGCATCAATAGGGATTATCGTGCTGTCGGTCAATTAGAGGATGATACGGTGATTTGGTTCTGGGTTGGTTCCCATGCAGAGTACGATATGCTGCTGGAGCAATTGTAG
- a CDS encoding creatininase family protein yields MMHGFIPPHRYFPYLTWTDIDSMPDQENVVIIQPIGAIEQHGPHLPIAVDAAISLGVLGKAFEKLDDNIPAFALPCLYYGKSNEHWSFPGTITLSAATLLTLIQEIAESLYRSGFRKLVLMNSHGGQPQVMEIAARDIHQQYPDFLVFPFFTWRVPHNAAELFSEYELEYGIHAGDVETSIMLSLLPEQVKIERAVREYPQGLPENSLLTMEGKLPFAWLTKELTKSGVMGDATNASKAKGDRLLESVANGWVQAISDVYQFRQPKL; encoded by the coding sequence ATGATGCACGGTTTTATTCCCCCTCATCGTTATTTTCCCTATCTTACTTGGACCGATATAGATTCAATGCCAGATCAGGAAAATGTGGTAATTATTCAACCCATCGGTGCGATCGAACAACACGGACCCCATCTACCTATTGCCGTGGATGCTGCCATTAGTTTAGGGGTTTTAGGCAAAGCTTTCGAGAAGTTAGATGATAATATTCCTGCCTTTGCTTTACCCTGTCTCTACTACGGAAAATCTAACGAACATTGGTCTTTCCCCGGCACTATTACCCTCTCGGCAGCCACCTTATTAACCCTCATTCAAGAGATAGCTGAAAGTCTCTATCGTTCGGGTTTTCGCAAGTTAGTATTAATGAACTCCCACGGCGGACAACCCCAAGTTATGGAAATTGCCGCTAGGGATATTCATCAACAATATCCCGATTTTTTAGTATTTCCTTTTTTCACTTGGCGAGTTCCCCACAATGCGGCTGAATTATTCTCGGAATATGAATTAGAATACGGTATTCATGCAGGAGATGTGGAAACTAGCATTATGTTATCATTACTGCCAGAACAGGTAAAAATTGAGCGGGCCGTCCGAGAATATCCCCAAGGTTTGCCAGAAAATAGTTTGTTAACTATGGAAGGAAAATTACCCTTTGCTTGGTTAACTAAGGAGTTGACTAAAAGTGGAGTGATGGGAGATGCTACTAATGCAAGTAAAGCAAAAGGCGATCGATTATTAGAATCCGTTGCTAATGGTTGGGTACAGGCGATCTCTGATGTTTATCAATTCCGTCAACCGAAGTTATAG
- a CDS encoding HEAT repeat domain-containing protein, which produces MSKPDIEAIALQLESSNSKDRLLALASLREVAPEEAVPLIKKVLYDEMLPVRSMAVFALGVKQTEECFPILVDLLANDADYGIRADAAGALGYLEDIRAFEPLQRAFYEDTQWLVRFSAAVALGNLRDIRAKQVLLSALDSNEAVIQQAAIAALGEIKAVETVEKLLTFVNSDDWLIRQRLAEALGQLPAEKTIAALKFLVKDEHPQVREAARLSLQKLANV; this is translated from the coding sequence ATGAGTAAGCCTGATATAGAAGCCATTGCCCTCCAGTTAGAAAGCAGCAACTCCAAAGATCGTCTGCTGGCCTTGGCATCCCTGCGAGAAGTGGCCCCAGAAGAGGCTGTACCCTTGATCAAAAAAGTCCTTTATGATGAAATGCTGCCAGTGCGATCGATGGCTGTCTTTGCTTTGGGAGTCAAACAAACCGAGGAATGCTTTCCTATCCTCGTGGATTTGTTAGCCAATGATGCCGATTATGGCATTCGCGCCGATGCTGCGGGGGCCTTAGGTTATTTAGAAGATATTCGCGCTTTTGAACCCCTACAACGAGCTTTTTACGAAGATACGCAATGGTTAGTCCGCTTCAGTGCTGCCGTCGCTTTGGGCAATTTACGCGATATTCGGGCTAAACAGGTGTTATTATCGGCTCTCGATAGTAACGAAGCGGTTATTCAACAGGCCGCTATTGCCGCTCTTGGGGAAATCAAAGCAGTGGAAACCGTCGAGAAGCTTTTAACTTTTGTTAACTCCGATGACTGGTTAATCCGGCAGCGATTAGCGGAAGCTTTAGGCCAGCTTCCGGCGGAAAAAACGATCGCAGCCTTAAAATTTTTGGTCAAAGACGAACACCCGCAAGTGCGCGAAGCAGCCCGTTTATCCTTGCAAAAATTGGCCAACGTCTAG
- a CDS encoding phycobiliprotein lyase produces MDIQEFINLCAGKWFSQRTSYQLAAQKVANNKAEITIDLLAADAADVVQLCLENNCQSQASLGGWKATWDNSVDYGQPKKIGSSYLVWLPSENSWQGKLITADGKSAALGEYHLRSDQALTLTIEHNHHRIEERIWFASPNLRLRTSIIQSPNGDRQTVFYSEIRKMVAS; encoded by the coding sequence ATGGACATTCAAGAATTTATTAATCTCTGTGCGGGTAAATGGTTTTCTCAGCGCACCAGTTATCAATTAGCTGCCCAAAAAGTTGCCAATAATAAAGCAGAAATCACCATCGATTTGCTGGCCGCCGATGCTGCCGATGTGGTGCAATTATGTTTAGAAAATAACTGTCAGTCCCAGGCCAGTCTAGGGGGATGGAAAGCGACTTGGGATAATTCCGTGGACTATGGACAACCGAAAAAAATCGGTTCTAGCTATTTAGTTTGGCTACCTTCAGAGAATTCTTGGCAAGGAAAATTAATCACAGCGGACGGTAAATCGGCAGCGCTGGGAGAATATCATCTCAGAAGCGATCAAGCTTTGACTTTAACCATCGAGCATAATCACCATCGTATCGAGGAAAGAATCTGGTTTGCTAGTCCTAATCTGAGATTGCGTACCAGTATTATCCAGTCGCCCAATGGCGATCGCCAAACGGTTTTCTATTCGGAAATTCGCAAAATGGTTGCTTCTTAA
- a CDS encoding DUF1517 domain-containing protein has product MGSLGDRFKKFAGRTRYVVCRLFLHLYGQEVAPLIGILNRAGREAIDSEGDLEVMGEGLVEICQNLLQMNLYWFSVANEGDVFGHEGEAGDYVNELFTDSAGRYLSESVSSQVGEKEPLTLPVTDNLVVMITIAFEGESAALETSLADREALEDGLRSIINLHYQGRLRAIQVHFSPAQLGDELTNEQLLLNFPELLPL; this is encoded by the coding sequence ATGGGTTCTTTAGGCGATCGCTTCAAGAAATTTGCGGGTAGAACTCGCTATGTGGTCTGTCGCTTATTTTTGCATCTCTACGGCCAAGAAGTCGCACCGCTGATTGGTATTCTTAATCGTGCCGGCCGGGAGGCGATCGATTCCGAAGGCGATTTAGAGGTCATGGGAGAGGGTTTAGTAGAAATTTGTCAAAATCTGCTGCAGATGAACCTCTATTGGTTTTCTGTGGCTAATGAGGGCGATGTTTTTGGGCATGAGGGGGAAGCGGGAGACTACGTTAACGAACTGTTTACCGATTCTGCGGGGAGATACCTAAGTGAATCGGTGTCTTCACAAGTGGGGGAAAAGGAACCCTTAACTTTACCCGTCACCGATAACTTAGTTGTTATGATCACAATAGCATTCGAGGGTGAGAGTGCTGCTTTAGAAACTAGCCTAGCCGATCGAGAGGCCCTGGAAGATGGTTTAAGATCAATAATTAACCTCCACTACCAAGGTCGGCTGCGTGCGATTCAGGTACATTTTTCTCCTGCTCAATTGGGAGATGAATTGACCAATGAGCAACTATTACTCAATTTCCCCGAATTGCTGCCTTTATAG
- the hpnH gene encoding adenosyl-hopene transferase HpnH, with the protein MAVQLQQALVVASYILKQRLAGKKRFPLVLMLEPLFRCNLACTGCGKIQHPPEILRNHLTPAECFAAVEECGVPVVSIPGGEPLLHPQIDEIVKGLVDRKKFVYLCTNALLLEKSLDKFTPSPYLTFSVHLDGLKEHHDRCVDREGVFDKAVQGIKAAKVRGFRVTTNTTVFEGTEPREMQEFFDFLATLGIDGMMISPGYSYEWAPDQDSFLKREQTRALFREILSPWKSGQKKWNFNHNPLFLDFLIGEQDYECTPWGSPSYSLLGWQKPCYLLNEGHYKSFRELLEETNWDNYGRASGNPQCADCMVHCGYEPTAAMAAFKPANMGRAMQSLIGV; encoded by the coding sequence ATGGCTGTCCAACTACAACAAGCTTTAGTGGTTGCTTCCTATATCTTGAAACAGCGTCTAGCAGGAAAAAAGCGTTTTCCCTTAGTTTTAATGCTAGAACCCCTATTTCGCTGTAATTTAGCCTGTACTGGCTGTGGGAAGATTCAACATCCCCCGGAAATCCTCCGCAATCATCTTACCCCAGCAGAATGTTTCGCAGCGGTGGAAGAATGTGGGGTTCCCGTGGTTTCCATCCCCGGGGGCGAGCCGCTTTTACACCCACAAATCGATGAAATTGTCAAGGGGTTAGTGGACAGAAAAAAATTCGTCTATCTCTGCACCAATGCCCTGTTATTGGAGAAAAGCCTAGATAAATTTACTCCTTCCCCCTATCTTACCTTTAGTGTCCATCTGGACGGTCTCAAGGAACATCACGATCGCTGTGTGGATCGAGAGGGAGTATTCGATAAGGCAGTACAAGGGATTAAAGCGGCGAAAGTGAGAGGTTTTCGGGTTACTACTAATACCACGGTTTTTGAAGGCACAGAGCCGCGAGAAATGCAGGAATTTTTCGATTTTCTCGCTACTTTGGGCATCGATGGCATGATGATTTCCCCCGGCTACAGTTATGAGTGGGCCCCAGATCAAGATAGTTTCTTGAAACGGGAGCAAACCAGAGCTTTATTCCGAGAAATTCTCTCACCCTGGAAATCAGGCCAGAAAAAGTGGAATTTTAACCATAATCCTCTCTTTCTCGATTTTCTCATCGGTGAACAAGACTATGAATGCACCCCTTGGGGTAGTCCCAGCTATAGTCTTTTAGGATGGCAAAAACCCTGTTATCTGCTCAACGAAGGTCATTACAAAAGCTTTCGGGAACTTTTAGAAGAAACCAATTGGGATAACTACGGTCGGGCCAGTGGCAATCCGCAATGTGCCGATTGTATGGTACATTGCGGCTATGAACCGACCGCGGCCATGGCAGCTTTTAAACCGGCTAATATGGGACGTGCCATGCAGAGTTTAATCGGAGTCTAA